The Columba livia isolate bColLiv1 breed racing homer unplaced genomic scaffold, bColLiv1.pat.W.v2 Scaffold_84, whole genome shotgun sequence genome includes a region encoding these proteins:
- the LOC135578164 gene encoding natural killer cells antigen CD94-like codes for FTPNDTESFDSIQNLIPVSPVGSTKVLNSPVTLSEITAEVTYADLRFTTLGKSQDQELQTARAKDSPGLSSCWQLATVALGVFCLSSVVTAGVLTARWNKCIPCPKNWLQYGENCYHFSNEWKTWQESKDRCSALESRLLKTDFTMESEQSYSSYSFWIGLSRNGSEGPWLWENGSGFSRDLFQFQRASSSPFLDCVWFQGANIDTARCSEYKFYICEKLVDPAMVEQVSYLERH; via the exons TTCACTCCCAATGACACTGAATCATTTGACTCCATCCAGAACCTTATCCCTGTTTCTCCTGTGGGATCAACCAAAGTTTTGAATTCTCCTGTAACCTTGTCAGAAATTACTGCAGAAGTGACATATGCAGACCTGAGGTTCACGACACTGGGAAAATCCCAGGACCAGGAGCTCCAGACTGCCAGAGCAAAAG ATTCCCCTGGGCTGTCTTCTTGTTGGCAACTGGCTACAGTGGCTCTTGGGGTCTTCTGCCTAAGTTCAGTGGTAACTGCAGGAGTCCTGACTGCCAGGT ggAATAAATGTATTCCTTGTCCCAAGAACTGGCTACAGTATGGGGAGAACTGCTACCACTTTTCAAATGAATGGAAAACTTGGCAAGAAAGCAAGGATAGATGCTCGGCTCTGGAGTCCAGACTTCTTAAGACA GACTTCACAATGGAATCAGAACAGTCTTACAGTTCTTACTCCTTCTGGATTGGGCTGTCTCGCAATGGATCGGAGGGGCCCTGGCTTTGGGAGAATGGATCAGGTTTCTCCCGTGATCT GTTTCAGTTCCAACGAGCCAGCTCAAGTCCTTTCCTAGATTGTGTGTGGTTTCAAGGTGCAAACATAGACACTGCCCGGTGCAGCGAGTATAAATTTTACATTTGTGAGAAACTGGTGGATCCTGCCATGGTTGAGCAAGTCAGCTACTTGGAGAGACACTAG